The following are encoded in a window of Dryobates pubescens isolate bDryPub1 chromosome 25, bDryPub1.pri, whole genome shotgun sequence genomic DNA:
- the TMEM116 gene encoding transmembrane protein 116 gives MDLPTEAARLDGDWQEVYSALQWIQFTMAMLSVVGSSSIIAYAVFQNTVRSPEVRPLFYLSLSDLFVGMCWLAGALLYSTPTSKQDLICYNLQATGQIFYMASFLYTVNYTWHLYMDLKMKYNQNLFRMPSQVVGYASCIGRIATILSSLIPFLLMVPVFCLGNISNCYQNFSQKHGCLLMHMEIADPTNELQTLSGSICHAMHFYGVGVFLVSFLISFVAILVVLSQARGLYKRFVTSTGFLGDQQWAVIKMVEQRMVFYPVVFFCCWAPAVLLGILKLAGSANSKIYMALLILQALTAASQGLLNCMVYGWTQHVFLSLKRKACRDVDTQTPLLRSQKKFYASTLPTSPSDAEGSTSTLL, from the exons ATGGACCTCCCGACGGAGGCGGCCCGTCTGGACGGGGACTGGCAGGAG GTCTACTCGGCTCTGCAGTGGATCCAGTTCACCATGGCCATGCTCAG cGTCGTAGGTTCCAGCTCAATCATTGCTTATGCTGTCTTCCAAAACACCGTGCGGTCCCCCGAG GTTCGTCCGCTTTTCTACCTGAGTCTCTCTGACCTATTTGTGGGCATGTGCTGGCTTGCTGGGGCTCTCCTTTATAGCACACCAACCTCCAAGCAGGACCTTATTTGCTACAACCTGCAGGCAACAGGACAA ATATTCTATATGGCCTCTTTTCTATACACTGTCAACTACACCTGGCATCTCTACATGGACCTAAAGATGAAATACAACCAGAACCTTTTCAGGATGCCCTCCCAG GTTGTAGGCTACGCGAGTTGCATTGGCCGAATAGCCACCATCTTATCCAG CCTGATCCCTTTCCTTCTCATGGTGCCTGTGTTCTGCCTGGGCAACATCAGTAATTGCTACCAGAACTTCAGCCAGAAGCATGG ATGTCTCCTGATGCACATGGAAATAGCTGACCCCACCAATGAGCTGCAGACCCTGAGCGGCTCCATTTGCCATGCGATGCATTTCTACGGCGTTGGAGTCTTCCTCGTTTCCTTTCTGATCAGCTTTGTAGCTATTCTG GTCGTACTCAGTCAAGCCCGAGGTTTGTACAAAAGGTTTGTGACCTCCACAGGATTCCTGGGGGATCAGCAGTGGGCTGTGATTAAGATGGTAGAACAACGAATGGTGTTTTACCCCGTCGtgttcttctgctgctgggccccag CTGTCCTCCTTGGCATATTGAAGCTGGCTGGTTCAGCAAACAGCAAGATCTACATGGCTCTTCTGATTCTGCAG GCTctcacagcagcttcccaggggctTCTGAACTGCATGGTGTATGGCTGGACACAACATGTCTTCCTCTCCCTCAAGCGCAAGGCCTGCCGGGACGTGGACACACAGACTCCTCTCCTGCGCTCCCAGAAGAAGTTCTACGCCAGCACgctccccaccagcccctcGGATGCTGAGGGGTCCACCTCCACCCTGCTCTGA